The Pseudomonas iranensis genome includes a window with the following:
- a CDS encoding ATP-binding protein, producing the protein MTVNTPLAERVLVLAPMGRDSQIALMILNEAGYGGMVAPNLGALCTELEVGAGLLLIAAEALRGPELEGLIAYLDQQPAWSDMPIVLLTHHGGDEQGPPSRLSTLLGNVTFLERPFHPATLVSLVSAALRGRRRQYEARDRLIDLSESERRLQSTLETLEQQVEERTAQLRHNEEALRQSQKMEAVGQLTGGIAHDFNNMLTGIIGSLELLRRRLARGRTEDLDSLIDLGVTSANRAAGLTHRLLAFSRRQSLDPKAVQMNTLVLSMGELLQRSLNESIHLEMRLDDDLWVAEADPNQLESALLNLVINARDAMPEGGKLVVETSNQVLHRDFTAAYSNLEPGDYVMLSVTDNGSGMPQSVVSRAFDPFFTTKPIGQGTGLGLSMIYGFSKQSRGHVSIDSEVDQGTTVKLYLPRFRGEEVEIPVSDSQQAPYAMDGETVLIVEDDPAVRVLVSAVLSELGYAFVEAGDADGAMPILNSTQRIDLLISDVGLPGMNGRQLAEVGRQYRPGLKVLFITGYAEHAAVRGGFLDSGMQMITKPFTFDLLTAKVREMINS; encoded by the coding sequence GTGACGGTCAACACGCCGTTGGCCGAGCGGGTGCTGGTGCTGGCGCCCATGGGTCGTGACAGCCAGATCGCGTTGATGATTCTCAACGAAGCCGGTTACGGCGGCATGGTGGCGCCGAATCTCGGCGCTCTGTGCACCGAACTGGAGGTCGGCGCCGGGTTGCTGCTGATTGCTGCTGAAGCGCTGCGCGGACCGGAACTGGAAGGGCTTATCGCCTACCTTGACCAGCAACCCGCGTGGTCGGACATGCCCATCGTGCTGCTGACTCATCATGGCGGCGATGAACAAGGTCCGCCGTCGCGTCTCAGCACCCTGCTCGGCAACGTGACTTTTCTCGAGCGCCCCTTCCATCCCGCGACGCTGGTCAGTCTGGTCTCCGCCGCCCTGCGCGGGCGGCGACGACAATATGAAGCACGCGATCGGCTGATCGACCTGAGTGAAAGCGAACGACGCCTGCAATCGACTCTGGAAACCCTCGAGCAACAGGTTGAAGAGCGCACCGCACAACTTCGCCACAACGAAGAAGCGCTGCGCCAATCGCAGAAAATGGAAGCGGTCGGCCAACTTACTGGCGGCATTGCTCACGACTTCAACAATATGCTCACCGGCATCATCGGTAGCCTGGAACTGCTGCGCCGGCGTCTGGCCCGGGGCCGCACCGAAGACCTCGACAGTCTGATCGATCTAGGCGTGACCTCCGCCAACCGCGCCGCCGGCCTGACTCACCGCTTGCTGGCGTTCTCGCGTCGGCAATCCCTCGACCCGAAAGCCGTGCAGATGAACACGCTGGTGCTGTCGATGGGCGAGCTGCTGCAACGCAGCCTCAATGAAAGCATTCATCTGGAGATGCGCCTGGACGACGACCTCTGGGTTGCCGAGGCCGATCCCAATCAACTCGAGAGCGCCCTGCTCAACCTGGTAATCAACGCCCGCGACGCGATGCCCGAGGGCGGCAAACTCGTGGTGGAAACCAGCAATCAGGTGCTGCATCGCGATTTCACTGCGGCTTACAGCAATCTGGAGCCGGGCGATTACGTGATGCTCAGCGTCACTGACAACGGCAGCGGCATGCCGCAGAGTGTGGTCAGCCGCGCGTTCGATCCGTTTTTCACCACCAAGCCGATCGGCCAGGGCACCGGCCTCGGGCTGTCGATGATCTATGGCTTCAGCAAGCAATCACGCGGGCATGTGTCGATCGACAGTGAAGTCGATCAAGGCACCACGGTAAAACTCTACCTGCCGCGTTTCCGTGGTGAGGAAGTGGAAATTCCCGTCTCGGATTCGCAGCAGGCTCCGTATGCGATGGATGGCGAGACCGTACTCATCGTCGAAGACGATCCGGCTGTACGCGTGTTGGTCAGCGCCGTGCTCAGTGAGTTGGGTTATGCCTTCGTGGAGGCCGGTGATGCCGACGGCGCCATGCCGATTCTCAACTCGACGCAACGCATCGACCTGCTGATCAGTGATGTTGGCCTACCGGGGATGAACGGTCGTCAACTGGCGGAGGTTGGTCGGCAATATCGGCCAGGTCTGAAAGTGTTGTTCATCACCGGTTATGCCGAGCACGCGGCGGTGCGCGGTGGCTTCCTCGACTCGGGAATGCAGATGATCACCAAGCCCTTCACCTTTGATCTGCTCACCGCCAAGGTGCGCGAGATGATCAATAGCTGA
- a CDS encoding efflux transporter outer membrane subunit has translation MSLKVFLPSLLVLALSACAVGPDYKTPATEAANITTATDGAAGQKNFDRSKFEGIWWQQFDDPTLNQLVSQSLQGNRELRVAFARWKAARAIRDDASNDAMPTITSRASSDLGKGQIPGQTTDRVNSERYDLGLDMAWELDLFGRIQRNLEASDADQQAAEADLYQLQVTMIAELVDAYGQLRGAQLREKIAVANLNNQQESRKITISLRDAGVGDQLDVERADARLANVEATVPQLQAEQVRQKNRIATLLGERPDKLTVDLSPKDLPAIAKALPIGDPGELLQRRPDILSAERQLASATARIGVAKADLFPRVSLSGFLGWTAGRGSQIGSSAANAWALGPSITWAAFDLGSVRARLRGADADAEGALANYEQQVLLALEESENAFSDYGKRQQRLISLIRQSESSRKAADLAEIRYREGTTDFLVLLDAQRERLNAEDTQAQAEVELYRGIVAIYKALGGGWQPETVASK, from the coding sequence ATGAGTCTGAAAGTCTTCCTGCCGAGTCTGCTGGTGCTGGCCCTCAGCGCCTGCGCCGTCGGCCCCGACTACAAGACCCCAGCCACGGAGGCGGCCAATATCACCACCGCCACCGACGGCGCCGCCGGACAAAAGAACTTCGACCGCTCGAAATTCGAAGGCATCTGGTGGCAGCAATTCGATGATCCGACCCTGAACCAGTTGGTGAGCCAGTCGCTGCAAGGCAACCGTGAACTGCGCGTGGCGTTCGCCCGCTGGAAAGCCGCCCGGGCAATCCGCGACGACGCCAGCAACGACGCGATGCCGACCATCACCAGCCGCGCCAGCAGTGACTTGGGCAAGGGCCAGATTCCCGGCCAGACCACCGACCGGGTCAATAGCGAACGCTATGACCTCGGTCTGGACATGGCCTGGGAGCTCGACCTGTTCGGCCGCATCCAGCGCAATCTGGAAGCCAGTGATGCCGACCAGCAGGCCGCCGAAGCCGATCTGTACCAACTGCAAGTCACGATGATTGCCGAACTGGTCGACGCCTACGGTCAACTGCGCGGCGCCCAGCTGCGGGAAAAAATCGCCGTGGCCAACCTGAACAACCAGCAGGAGTCGCGCAAGATCACCATCAGCCTGCGTGACGCCGGTGTCGGTGATCAGCTTGATGTCGAGCGCGCCGATGCGCGTCTGGCCAACGTCGAAGCCACCGTGCCGCAGTTGCAGGCGGAACAGGTTCGGCAGAAAAACCGTATCGCCACCCTGCTCGGCGAACGCCCGGACAAGCTGACCGTCGACCTGAGCCCGAAAGACCTGCCGGCCATCGCCAAGGCGCTGCCGATCGGTGATCCGGGTGAACTGCTGCAACGTCGTCCGGACATCCTCAGCGCCGAACGGCAACTGGCTTCGGCCACCGCGCGTATCGGCGTGGCCAAGGCCGATCTGTTTCCCCGGGTCAGCCTCAGCGGCTTCCTCGGCTGGACCGCCGGGCGTGGTTCGCAGATCGGTTCTTCGGCGGCCAACGCCTGGGCGCTCGGCCCAAGCATCACCTGGGCGGCGTTTGACCTCGGTAGCGTTCGCGCTCGTTTGCGCGGCGCCGACGCTGACGCCGAAGGCGCGCTGGCCAACTACGAGCAACAAGTACTGCTGGCTCTCGAAGAATCGGAAAACGCCTTCAGCGATTACGGCAAGCGTCAGCAACGTCTGATCTCGCTGATCCGTCAGAGCGAATCGAGCCGCAAGGCTGCCGATCTGGCGGAAATCCGCTATCGCGAAGGCACCACCGATTTCCTCGTCCTGCTCGACGCCCAGCGTGAGCGCCTGAACGCCGAAGACACTCAGGCCCAGGCCGAAGTCGAGCTGTATCGCGGCATCGTCGCAATCTACAAGGCCCTCGGCGGTGGCTGGCAACCGGAGACAGTTGCCAGCAAGTAA
- a CDS encoding hybrid sensor histidine kinase/response regulator: MLSNIQAKLLIVDDLPENLLALEALIKREDRTVYKALSADEALSLLLQHEFAMAILDVQMPGMNGFELAELMRGTEKTKNIPIIFVSAAGRELNYAFKGYESGAVDFLHKPLDIHAVKSKVNVFVDLYRQSKAMKQQVEALEQARREQEALLQQLQSTQLELEQAVRMRDDFMSIVAHEVRTPLNGLILETQLRKMHLARDNAAAFTLDKMQAMVDRDERQIKSLIRLIEDMLDVSRIRTGKLSIRPSRFDLVQLVSNLLQNFAPQMEAAETSVSFEASEPVEGCWDEFRIEQVVSNLLTNALRYGGRSPIQVRVYREGEEARVEVQDHGIGISAENQKRIFQQFERVSAKTVVAGLGLGLFISEQIVAAHGGSIVVESEINEGALFRVCLPIQENGISDATSE; encoded by the coding sequence ATGCTGAGTAATATCCAAGCCAAACTGTTGATCGTTGACGATCTGCCAGAAAACCTGCTGGCGCTGGAAGCGCTGATCAAGCGCGAGGATCGCACGGTCTACAAGGCTCTGTCGGCGGACGAAGCACTGTCGCTGTTGCTGCAACACGAATTCGCCATGGCCATTCTCGACGTGCAGATGCCCGGCATGAATGGCTTCGAACTGGCCGAGTTGATGCGCGGCACCGAGAAGACCAAGAACATTCCGATCATTTTCGTCAGCGCCGCCGGCCGTGAACTCAACTACGCGTTCAAGGGCTACGAAAGCGGTGCGGTGGACTTCCTGCACAAGCCGCTGGACATTCATGCGGTGAAGAGCAAGGTCAACGTTTTCGTCGATCTGTATCGCCAGAGCAAGGCCATGAAACAGCAGGTCGAGGCGCTGGAGCAGGCCCGCCGCGAGCAGGAAGCGCTGCTGCAACAACTGCAAAGCACTCAGCTTGAGCTGGAACAAGCGGTGCGCATGCGCGATGACTTCATGTCCATCGTTGCGCACGAGGTGCGCACGCCGCTCAATGGTCTGATTCTTGAAACCCAACTGCGCAAGATGCACCTGGCGCGAGACAACGCCGCGGCATTCACCCTCGACAAGATGCAGGCGATGGTCGACCGCGATGAGCGGCAGATCAAAAGTCTGATCCGTCTGATCGAAGACATGCTCGATGTCTCGCGGATACGCACCGGCAAACTGTCGATCCGCCCGAGTCGTTTCGATCTGGTGCAGTTGGTCAGCAATCTGCTGCAGAACTTTGCTCCGCAAATGGAGGCGGCGGAAACCAGCGTTTCCTTTGAGGCGTCCGAGCCGGTCGAAGGTTGCTGGGACGAGTTCCGCATCGAGCAAGTGGTGTCCAATCTGCTGACCAATGCCTTGCGTTATGGCGGTCGCAGCCCGATTCAGGTGCGCGTCTATCGCGAAGGCGAGGAGGCGCGGGTCGAGGTCCAGGACCACGGCATCGGCATCAGCGCCGAGAACCAGAAGCGTATTTTTCAGCAGTTCGAACGGGTGTCCGCCAAGACGGTGGTGGCCGGGCTCGGGCTGGGTCTGTTCATTTCCGAGCAGATCGTCGCCGCCCATGGCGGCTCCATCGTCGTCGAGAGTGAAATCAACGAAGGCGCCCTGTTTCGCGTTTGTCTGCCGATCCAGGAAAACGGCATATCCGACGCAACCTCTGAGTGA
- a CDS encoding HlyD family efflux transporter periplasmic adaptor subunit — translation MMTVAVVILAIVLGWFAWEYYTRAPWTRDARVRADVVTLSADVSGGIVKLAVQDNQHVDKGQLLLEIDPARYQLAVEHARRSVEVSKASLGQSQAAIVASEALLKQRQSEERRRRTLKQGFAISGEEWEKASTDVAVAQADLLRNQANLGLAEANVQLAIAALTQAELDLQRTRVESPVSGYVTNLLTRQGDYAQAGGALLALVDSDSFYVSGYFEETKLPRIEEGDRVRIQLMSGERFGGTVESIAFAIADRENAPGSRLLANINPSYTWVKLAQRVPVRIGIDGDFAGKHRLRAGTTATVTVLEP, via the coding sequence ATGATGACCGTGGCAGTGGTGATCCTGGCGATCGTCCTCGGCTGGTTCGCCTGGGAGTATTACACCCGGGCGCCGTGGACGCGGGATGCCCGGGTGAGGGCAGATGTGGTGACGCTGTCGGCGGATGTCTCGGGGGGTATCGTCAAACTGGCGGTGCAGGACAACCAGCATGTCGACAAGGGCCAATTGTTGCTGGAGATCGATCCGGCGCGCTATCAACTGGCGGTCGAGCATGCCCGGCGTTCGGTGGAAGTGTCCAAGGCGTCGCTGGGGCAATCGCAAGCGGCAATCGTCGCCAGTGAGGCGTTGCTCAAACAACGTCAGAGCGAGGAGCGCCGCCGCCGTACGCTGAAGCAGGGCTTCGCGATTTCTGGTGAAGAATGGGAGAAGGCCAGTACCGACGTAGCGGTTGCCCAGGCGGATCTATTGCGCAATCAGGCCAACCTCGGGCTGGCCGAAGCCAATGTGCAACTGGCAATTGCCGCGCTGACCCAAGCCGAACTGGACTTGCAGCGCACCCGCGTTGAATCGCCAGTGAGCGGCTATGTCACCAACCTGCTGACCCGCCAAGGTGATTACGCACAGGCGGGCGGGGCACTGCTGGCGCTGGTCGACAGCGATTCCTTTTATGTCAGCGGTTACTTCGAGGAAACCAAGTTGCCGCGAATCGAGGAGGGTGATCGGGTACGCATTCAATTGATGAGCGGTGAGCGTTTCGGCGGCACGGTAGAAAGCATCGCCTTTGCCATCGCTGACCGCGAAAACGCGCCGGGCAGTCGTCTGCTGGCAAACATCAACCCGAGTTACACCTGGGTGAAACTGGCGCAACGGGTGCCGGTGCGCATTGGCATTGATGGTGACTTTGCCGGCAAGCATCGCCTGCGCGCCGGTACCACCGCCACCGTCACCGTCCTGGAACCCTGA
- a CDS encoding DUF1656 domain-containing protein: protein MPIDFEIGGVYLPPIAQALLLAIPIFMLLDWCLRRLGVLRLVWHEALFEGALYACVCATLILLMGA from the coding sequence TTGCCCATTGATTTCGAAATTGGCGGCGTTTATCTGCCGCCGATTGCCCAGGCACTGTTACTGGCGATTCCGATTTTCATGTTGCTGGACTGGTGTCTGCGGCGCCTCGGCGTGCTGCGCCTGGTGTGGCATGAAGCACTGTTCGAAGGCGCGCTGTATGCCTGTGTCTGCGCCACGCTGATTCTGTTGATGGGAGCCTGA
- a CDS encoding tetratricopeptide repeat protein codes for MTQSRRNLLIGLGLVLILGVVWLSWRSSTPTIPDAIKHGYSEALNAARTGEPGAARQLYQQLGRPDISVKRRVWLHGELPNYPSPQALKLADIDLHHEAPQVRVAAIKSIVGLVPGGQRSLLLGPLLDDEEQTVRFAAINALLGLAPDELGLYFAPLQQAIDGWQQTLESQPESAANYAQLARLYIHNAEYKQAQQALDNTLRLEPGNLPALVMQIDVLDRQGQSDAARQLLARQLKAQPDSAYLQHALGLWLLHHGQREYALLGLSKAVELEPDNKDYRYDLATTLHSAEELEAAQKQLQEIVQRHPADRKARVLLINYWKESGQLQNVQILLAQLEQLNPDDPALQQGL; via the coding sequence ATGACTCAGTCCCGCCGCAACCTGCTGATCGGCCTAGGCCTAGTACTGATCCTCGGCGTCGTCTGGCTGTCCTGGCGCAGCAGCACTCCGACCATCCCCGATGCTATCAAACATGGCTACAGCGAAGCGCTGAACGCCGCGCGCACCGGTGAACCCGGTGCGGCGCGCCAGTTGTACCAGCAATTGGGCCGCCCGGACATCTCGGTCAAGCGCCGGGTCTGGCTGCATGGCGAGCTGCCCAATTACCCCAGTCCGCAGGCGTTGAAGCTGGCGGACATCGACTTGCATCACGAAGCGCCGCAAGTGCGCGTCGCAGCGATCAAAAGCATCGTCGGTCTGGTGCCCGGCGGGCAACGCAGTCTGCTGCTAGGACCGTTGCTCGATGATGAAGAGCAAACTGTCCGTTTCGCCGCGATCAATGCCCTGCTCGGCCTGGCCCCGGACGAGCTCGGCCTGTATTTCGCACCGCTACAGCAGGCCATCGACGGCTGGCAACAGACCCTGGAAAGCCAGCCGGAAAGCGCCGCCAACTATGCGCAACTGGCCCGTCTCTATATTCACAACGCCGAATACAAGCAGGCCCAACAGGCTTTGGACAACACCCTGCGTCTGGAACCGGGCAACCTGCCGGCGCTGGTCATGCAGATCGATGTGCTCGACCGCCAGGGCCAGAGCGATGCCGCTCGCCAGTTGCTCGCCCGCCAACTCAAGGCGCAGCCCGATTCGGCCTATCTGCAACATGCCCTCGGTCTGTGGCTGCTGCACCATGGCCAGCGCGAATATGCCCTGCTCGGCCTGTCCAAAGCGGTCGAACTGGAACCGGACAACAAGGATTATCGCTACGACCTCGCCACCACCCTGCACAGCGCGGAAGAACTGGAAGCGGCGCAGAAACAACTGCAGGAAATCGTCCAGCGCCACCCCGCCGACCGCAAGGCGCGGGTGTTGCTGATCAACTACTGGAAAGAAAGCGGCCAGCTGCAGAATGTGCAGATTCTGCTGGCGCAACTGGAGCAGCTGAATCCGGACGACCCGGCCCTGCAACAAGGTCTTTGA
- a CDS encoding response regulator, whose amino-acid sequence MSVDAQDVVLVVEDEPVILMVLTDYLSGQGYRVLQAENGEQAFEILASKPHLDMLITDFRLPGGISGVQIAEPAVKLRPDLKVIFISGYPQEIRETGSPITSKAPILEKPFDLDVLQEKIQELLA is encoded by the coding sequence ATGAGCGTAGATGCGCAAGATGTAGTACTCGTCGTCGAAGACGAACCGGTTATCTTGATGGTCCTGACGGATTACCTGTCAGGGCAGGGCTATCGCGTGTTGCAAGCGGAAAATGGCGAGCAGGCTTTCGAGATCCTCGCCAGCAAACCTCACCTGGACATGCTGATTACCGATTTCCGCCTGCCGGGCGGGATCTCCGGCGTGCAGATCGCCGAGCCAGCGGTGAAATTGCGACCGGACCTCAAAGTGATTTTCATCAGCGGCTACCCGCAGGAAATCCGTGAGACCGGCAGCCCGATCACCAGCAAGGCACCGATCCTGGAAAAACCGTTCGATCTGGATGTGTTGCAGGAAAAGATTCAGGAGTTGCTGGCCTGA
- a CDS encoding ATPase domain-containing protein has product MTTSNELISAKAAVGIVGLDDILAGGLSRGHVFLLEGEPGTGKTTVALHFLRAGALAGERCLYITLSETEKELRQGALSHGWELNENIKIFELTPPESLLNAEHQQSLLYSSDLELGEATRQIFEVVERFKPTRVVLDSLSEIRLLAQSSLRYRRQILAIKHYFVRYDATVLLLDDLTTESLEKTVHSVAHGVIRLEELTPSYGAERRRVRVVKYRGQKYRGGFHDFTIMGDGVHVFPRLVAAEHRGDYPRLQLSSGIPQMDALLGGGIETGSSTLILGPAGTGKSMISMIFAAAAVARGEKAALFIFDEELGLLFERMRHLGIDLKALQATGNLLIEQVDAAELSPGELSHRVRRCVDELGIKTVVIDSINGYQAAMPEENALVLHMHELLLYLNRKGAATFMTVAQHGLVGDMQAPVDITYLADTVILLRYFEALGKVRRAISIIKKRTGNHESTIREYRISSRGMTIGQPLESFQGVLRGVPTYMGASNPLLEDESL; this is encoded by the coding sequence TTGACTACATCAAACGAGTTGATCAGTGCAAAGGCCGCCGTCGGCATTGTAGGTCTGGATGACATCCTTGCCGGTGGCCTGTCTCGCGGCCATGTGTTTTTGCTCGAGGGGGAACCCGGAACCGGCAAAACTACCGTGGCTTTGCATTTCCTCCGCGCCGGTGCGCTGGCCGGGGAACGTTGCTTGTACATCACTCTTTCGGAAACCGAGAAAGAACTGCGTCAAGGTGCGCTCTCCCACGGCTGGGAGCTGAACGAAAACATCAAGATCTTCGAGCTTACACCGCCGGAAAGCCTGCTCAATGCCGAGCATCAGCAAAGCCTGCTGTATTCCTCGGACCTTGAACTGGGCGAGGCGACCAGGCAGATTTTCGAAGTGGTCGAACGCTTCAAGCCGACCCGCGTAGTGCTCGACAGCCTCTCGGAAATCCGCCTGCTGGCGCAGAGCTCCTTACGCTATCGTCGGCAGATTCTGGCGATCAAGCACTACTTTGTGCGCTACGACGCCACCGTTCTGCTGCTCGATGACCTGACCACCGAATCCCTCGAGAAGACCGTGCACAGTGTCGCCCACGGCGTGATTCGCCTTGAAGAGCTGACGCCAAGCTACGGCGCCGAGCGTCGTCGCGTACGAGTGGTCAAATATCGCGGGCAGAAATACCGTGGCGGTTTCCACGATTTCACCATCATGGGCGACGGCGTCCATGTTTTCCCACGCTTGGTAGCGGCGGAACATCGCGGCGACTACCCACGTCTGCAGCTGTCCAGCGGCATCCCGCAAATGGACGCCCTGCTCGGCGGCGGCATCGAGACCGGCTCCAGCACGCTGATTCTCGGCCCGGCCGGTACCGGCAAATCGATGATTTCGATGATCTTCGCCGCCGCAGCGGTGGCCCGAGGCGAAAAAGCCGCGCTGTTCATTTTCGATGAAGAGCTGGGCCTGCTGTTCGAACGCATGCGTCATCTGGGCATCGACCTCAAAGCCTTGCAGGCCACCGGTAATCTGCTGATCGAACAAGTAGACGCGGCCGAATTGTCTCCCGGTGAGTTGTCCCACCGCGTGCGGCGTTGCGTCGATGAGCTGGGTATCAAAACCGTGGTGATCGACAGCATTAACGGCTATCAAGCGGCGATGCCGGAAGAAAATGCGCTGGTGCTGCACATGCACGAGCTGCTGCTGTACCTTAACCGCAAAGGCGCGGCGACCTTCATGACGGTCGCCCAGCACGGTCTGGTCGGCGATATGCAGGCGCCGGTCGATATCACTTACCTGGCCGACACGGTGATTCTGTTGCGCTACTTCGAAGCCCTCGGCAAAGTCCGCCGGGCGATCTCGATTATCAAAAAACGTACCGGCAACCACGAGTCGACCATCCGTGAATACCGGATTTCCTCGCGTGGCATGACCATCGGCCAACCGCTGGAATCCTTCCAGGGCGTGCTGCGTGGCGTGCCGACCTACATGGGAGCGAGCAATCCATTGCTTGAGGATGAAAGCTTGTGA
- a CDS encoding FUSC family protein has product MSALYTYFKALIHPGQAVLLFALRTIAAGLLTLYLAFIFDLEQPKWSIMAVVIVSQPLAGMALARSFGQVIGTTVGAAVAVLIMAIFPQAPLPFITTLALWLALCTAGGTLLRYTSSQAFVLSGYTAVVVALLAIPDQEGTFLLAVTRVTETLLAVACVCVVSLLTARPEAVAKGYFAKIDQVIKLTASHAAEVLRTEESEADFQRRQMQLLGEISALEGLRRHLYFDAPRLRSADNLVLLLGNQLMLLTSRLTALRHQRELLIERWEGDLPLEVQQLRAEELALLEQLAQQGRALSGADRQRFVTLQQQFEALAYKAEQQTENMSATLRSLAWALRWEQARLLQQLEQILELSDAIQEGRPASCLYRGQSSPLHLDFTLASMNAIRAFTALLVSGLIWIETAWDGARGGMILVGILCSLMATFPRPLMAAQSYARGLGLALLVSAFYQFMLVPAISDFELLALLLAPLLYAIAVGISSPATAGIGMGLGLSSFLMLGPQNTGTGQNTAIQWFEFAGAYVSAAMLALIVYALIFPFRPALRIRRLYGEAREQVYQLSKMPATDEQQFAFESRMTDRLTSMLGLLPAANDRAMQRLYEISLACVALGVAMHQLRQQAQNNALLTDAFGQRLASALRKTGRLVAGRDDVQLAALLATLHQLGDELDELHAASHEHLWSVFRMRVALLIVVSFLERHGDYLQPQGLEGEPQLAH; this is encoded by the coding sequence ATGTCTGCGCTGTACACCTATTTCAAGGCTTTGATCCATCCCGGTCAGGCTGTTCTGCTGTTTGCCCTGCGGACCATCGCCGCCGGGCTGTTGACCCTTTATCTGGCGTTCATCTTCGATCTCGAACAGCCGAAGTGGTCAATCATGGCCGTGGTGATCGTCAGCCAGCCACTGGCAGGGATGGCACTGGCGCGCAGTTTCGGCCAGGTGATCGGCACCACCGTGGGTGCGGCGGTGGCGGTGCTGATCATGGCGATTTTCCCTCAGGCGCCGCTTCCGTTCATCACGACATTGGCGTTGTGGCTGGCGCTGTGCACGGCGGGCGGCACCTTGCTGCGCTACACCAGTTCCCAGGCGTTCGTGCTCAGTGGCTACACCGCAGTGGTGGTGGCCTTGCTGGCAATCCCGGATCAGGAAGGCACGTTTTTGCTAGCGGTCACCCGCGTCACCGAAACCCTGCTGGCCGTTGCCTGCGTTTGCGTGGTGAGCCTGCTCACAGCCCGGCCTGAAGCAGTGGCCAAAGGTTATTTCGCCAAAATCGATCAGGTGATCAAACTGACCGCCAGCCACGCCGCCGAAGTGCTTCGCACGGAAGAAAGCGAAGCCGATTTCCAGCGTCGGCAGATGCAGCTGCTCGGTGAGATCAGCGCACTGGAAGGTTTGCGACGTCATTTGTATTTCGATGCCCCACGTTTGCGCAGTGCCGACAACCTGGTATTGCTGCTCGGCAATCAACTGATGCTGCTGACCTCGCGACTCACCGCGCTGCGTCATCAGCGTGAATTGCTCATCGAGCGCTGGGAGGGCGATCTGCCGCTGGAGGTCCAGCAGTTGCGTGCCGAGGAACTGGCGTTGCTTGAGCAGCTGGCGCAACAGGGCCGCGCGCTGTCTGGCGCCGATCGGCAGCGTTTCGTCACCTTGCAGCAACAGTTCGAAGCATTGGCGTACAAGGCCGAGCAGCAGACCGAGAACATGAGCGCGACCCTGCGTTCATTGGCATGGGCGCTGCGGTGGGAGCAGGCGCGCCTGTTGCAGCAACTTGAGCAGATCCTCGAACTCAGCGACGCGATTCAGGAAGGGCGCCCGGCCAGTTGTCTCTATCGCGGCCAGAGCAGTCCGTTGCATCTGGATTTCACCCTGGCCTCGATGAATGCGATCCGTGCCTTTACCGCGCTGTTGGTCAGCGGGTTGATCTGGATCGAAACGGCGTGGGATGGCGCGCGCGGCGGGATGATTCTGGTGGGGATTCTCTGTTCGTTGATGGCGACTTTTCCGCGTCCGCTGATGGCTGCGCAAAGCTATGCGCGCGGCCTGGGCCTGGCACTGCTGGTATCGGCGTTCTATCAATTCATGCTGGTGCCGGCGATCAGCGATTTCGAGCTGCTCGCGTTGCTGCTGGCGCCGCTGCTGTATGCCATTGCCGTGGGCATTTCCAGTCCGGCCACCGCCGGTATCGGCATGGGTCTTGGCCTGTCCAGTTTTCTCATGCTCGGACCGCAAAATACCGGCACTGGCCAGAACACGGCGATTCAATGGTTCGAATTCGCCGGCGCCTACGTCAGCGCAGCGATGCTGGCCCTGATCGTTTATGCGCTGATCTTCCCGTTCCGCCCGGCCTTGCGCATCCGCCGCCTGTACGGCGAAGCGCGGGAGCAGGTGTACCAACTGAGCAAAATGCCGGCGACCGATGAACAACAATTCGCTTTCGAGAGTCGGATGACCGATCGCCTGACCAGCATGCTCGGCCTGCTGCCAGCGGCGAACGATCGTGCCATGCAGCGCTTGTATGAAATCAGCCTGGCATGCGTGGCCTTGGGCGTGGCCATGCATCAGCTGCGGCAGCAGGCGCAGAACAACGCACTACTTACCGATGCGTTCGGCCAACGCCTGGCGTCGGCGTTGCGCAAGACTGGTCGTTTGGTTGCCGGTCGCGACGATGTCCAGCTTGCGGCGCTGCTGGCCACGTTGCACCAACTCGGAGATGAGCTGGACGAGCTGCACGCCGCCAGTCATGAACATCTATGGTCGGTGTTTCGTATGCGTGTGGCGCTGCTGATTGTCGTGTCGTTCCTCGAGCGGCACGGCGATTATTTGCAACCTCAAGGCCTGGAAGGAGAACCGCAACTTGCCCATTGA